In Kitasatospora viridis, one DNA window encodes the following:
- a CDS encoding AAA family ATPase — protein MTTLFLMVGLPGAGKTTRARQLAEEHGALRLTPDDWMLPLFGVPEAEGKRDVLEGRMLWLALEAVRLGTNVVVDYGCWSRHERSAIRWLAEAEDAHFRMVYLPVNDATQRTRIAHRWATTPEETFPMTEADIMLGRAHFEEPDATELEGRELDGPPPGWPTWREWAAERWPSFACPAPAPPAST, from the coding sequence GTGACCACCTTGTTCCTGATGGTCGGCCTGCCGGGGGCCGGCAAGACGACGCGCGCCCGGCAACTCGCCGAGGAGCACGGCGCGCTGCGGCTCACGCCCGACGACTGGATGCTTCCGCTGTTCGGTGTGCCGGAGGCGGAGGGGAAGCGCGACGTGCTGGAAGGGCGGATGCTCTGGCTCGCCCTGGAGGCGGTGCGGCTCGGCACCAACGTCGTGGTGGACTACGGCTGCTGGTCCCGGCACGAGCGCTCCGCGATCCGCTGGCTGGCGGAGGCGGAGGACGCGCACTTCCGCATGGTCTACCTGCCGGTCAACGACGCGACCCAGCGCACCCGGATCGCCCACCGATGGGCGACCACCCCGGAGGAAACGTTCCCGATGACCGAGGCCGACATCATGCTCGGGCGCGCGCACTTCGAGGAGCCCGACGCGACGGAACTCGAAGGGCGCGAGCTCGACGGCCCGCCCCCGGGGTGGCCGACCTGGCGGGAGTGGGCGGCGGAGCGGTGGCCGTCGTTCGCCTGCCCTGCGCCGGCTCCGCCGGCATCGACCTGA
- a CDS encoding class I SAM-dependent methyltransferase: MTEPRTAVPQPRTAVVDALRDAYQAELADGTDRFFQPRRTDCPWCGAHQLRARLRTRDLFQYKPGHFALDRCDGCGHVFQNPALTEDGLAFYYRDFYDGLGEQRLGGAFGTRRRTYLGRARSVLPFAAAPERWLDVGTGHGHFCEAARELFPTTVFDGLDLSAGVELAAQHGRIAHAHRGAFPDLPGLEGQYDVVSMFHYLEHSTDPRRELAAARQVLRPDGLLLIEVPDPQSRYARLLGRWWLPWLQPQHLHLAPAANLRARLAELGFTVLLEQHAEAHDPIDLLAACWLLLDALAPREDAPWHPGTPPGRLRQALRAAVFLAGAPALLLAALADRLLARAAGPAGLSNAYRLLARKDG, from the coding sequence TTGACCGAGCCGCGCACCGCAGTCCCGCAGCCCCGCACCGCCGTCGTCGACGCGCTGCGCGACGCCTACCAGGCCGAACTCGCCGACGGCACCGACCGGTTCTTCCAGCCGCGCCGCACCGACTGCCCCTGGTGCGGCGCCCACCAGTTACGCGCCAGGCTGCGCACCCGCGACCTGTTCCAGTACAAGCCCGGGCACTTCGCACTCGACCGGTGCGACGGCTGCGGCCACGTCTTCCAGAACCCCGCCCTGACCGAGGACGGCCTGGCCTTCTACTACCGCGACTTCTACGACGGCCTCGGCGAACAACGGCTCGGCGGCGCGTTCGGCACCCGCCGCCGCACCTACCTGGGGCGCGCCCGCTCCGTACTCCCGTTCGCCGCCGCACCCGAGCGCTGGCTGGACGTCGGCACCGGGCACGGACACTTCTGCGAGGCCGCGCGCGAGCTGTTCCCCACGACCGTGTTCGACGGCCTCGACCTCAGCGCAGGCGTCGAACTGGCCGCCCAGCACGGCCGGATCGCCCACGCCCACCGCGGCGCGTTCCCCGACCTCCCCGGCCTGGAGGGCCAGTACGACGTGGTGAGCATGTTCCACTACCTCGAACACAGCACCGACCCCCGCCGCGAACTCGCCGCCGCCCGCCAGGTGTTGCGCCCGGACGGCCTGCTGCTGATCGAGGTCCCCGACCCGCAGAGCCGCTACGCCCGCCTGCTCGGCCGCTGGTGGCTGCCCTGGCTCCAACCCCAGCACCTCCACCTGGCCCCGGCTGCCAACCTGCGCGCCCGCCTCGCCGAACTCGGCTTCACCGTCCTGCTCGAACAGCACGCCGAGGCCCACGACCCGATCGACCTGCTCGCCGCCTGCTGGCTCCTCCTCGACGCCCTCGCCCCACGCGAGGACGCCCCATGGCACCCGGGCACCCCACCCGGCCGCCTGCGCCAGGCCCTGCGCGCCGCGGTGTTCCTCGCCGGAGCGCCGGCGCTGCTGCTCGCCGCCCTGGCCGACCGCCTGCTCGCCCGCGCGGCCGGCCCGGCCGGGCTCTCCAACGCCTACCGCCTGCTGGCCCGGAAGGACGGGTGA
- a CDS encoding type I polyketide synthase translates to MTTRHLPPVAVVGMAVLLPGAPDLAAYWRNLLAGADAIGEVPPGRWDPEYYDPSAADGSPDRLYCRRGGFVDGIARVQPTRFGLMPNSVTATEPDQLIALQTAAAAIEDAGGPDRLPDRDRVGVVLGRGGYLTPGLARLDQRVRGAHQLTRTLGEVLPHLTADQLDRVRAAFTERLGPDRPEAAIGLVPNLAASRLANRLDLRGPAYTVDAACASSLVAVDQAVGELASGRCDAVLAGGVHHCHDVTLWSVFAQLGALSPSERIRPFHRGADGILIGEGTGVVVLKRLADAERDGDRVYAVIRGTGVAGDGRTAALASPDPGGQRRAVEQAWRAAGCDPAAPGALGLLEAHGTATPAGDAAELTTLAQVFGQARTGERRAVLGSVKSMIGHTMPAAGIAGLVKAALAVHHGVLLPTLHCEEPHPALADTRFRPIAAAEPWETVRGGPRRAGVNAFGFGGINAHVVLEQAPGSAPSPVLPLAGRAARPTGAGPAQVVEPERVLRLAADTPEQLAALVAASDDPALLRAGRPEDGGPAPRYRLAVVDPTPKRLAVARRAVARGRAWRGRSDVWFAPAPLLGPGGGRLAFLFPGLEGEFAPRVADVADHFGLPRPPVGDGTGKVGDPPRVGDVGRHGAGVVAVGRLLDAALRRIGLRPDAVAGHSVGEWTAMITAGLYSGASVDAFLAAFDPDALRVPGLAFAALGAPAERVLEALATLPGMTEVVLSHDNAPQQAIVCGPEQPVAELVRRFRERGVLGQVLPFRSGFHTPMLGPYLAPIRQAAERFELHAPAVPVWSGTTAAPFPAAEAEVRELFLRHLLEPVRFRPLVEAMYAAGFRAFVQVGTGQLGSLVADTLHDREHLAVAANAPQRDGLAQLRRVAAALWVEGAEPDAASLLPGRAGGPAVPAAREHVAVPLDLGSALVSLDPATLGPLIPEPAAHLRPEADPLGRLGEHSPVAAELHALLRETERTAVELIGAAGQFERRVPAAEPVTRLHISLDAMPYLADHCFFRQRPDWPDPSDRWPVVPATTIAQHLLDAAEAAAPGRIAVGARDLRFGQWVPAAEPLDVEIALQQIDPDLVNAKFGQYADGVVELSDRHEAPPAPWPVDPAAEQPPELTAARLYQDRWMFHGPAFQGLTELTAIGAAHVRGVITAPAAPGALLDNVGQLLGYWIMASRTERTVVFPVGIRRLRYHGPAPRPGTRLHCHLRITALTESVLEAEGQLRLADGTVWAELHGWQDRRFDSHPETRPVERFVDRHTLARPQPGGWLLLHERWPDLASRELIMRNHLGAAERERYAQQPPRTRRAWLLGRIAVKDAVRRWLWEQGEGPVFPAEIEVRNDPAGRPVVAGVHGRVLPPLDVSLAHRAEAAAALVRPAGDGVGVGVGIDLEEVVDRPAETRQVALGAAESALLTECQERDGGSTALWFTRFWAAKEAAAKAAGTGLRGRPRDFAVVAAERSALVVEAAGPRGPWRHHVHWAVVDSPPGLPPRSYVAAWTTGDRPEEQLHTHQHDFERTTTT, encoded by the coding sequence ATGACGACCCGTCACCTGCCACCCGTGGCCGTCGTCGGGATGGCGGTGCTGCTGCCGGGCGCCCCGGACCTGGCCGCCTACTGGCGCAACCTGCTCGCCGGCGCCGACGCGATCGGCGAGGTGCCGCCCGGCCGTTGGGACCCGGAGTACTACGACCCGTCGGCCGCCGACGGCTCGCCCGACCGGCTGTACTGCCGTCGCGGCGGCTTCGTGGACGGCATCGCCCGGGTGCAGCCGACCCGGTTCGGCCTGATGCCGAACTCCGTCACCGCCACCGAGCCGGACCAGCTGATCGCCCTGCAGACCGCCGCCGCCGCGATCGAGGACGCCGGCGGCCCGGACCGACTGCCGGACCGGGACCGGGTCGGCGTGGTGCTCGGCCGTGGCGGGTACCTGACCCCGGGCCTCGCCCGGCTCGACCAACGGGTGCGCGGGGCCCACCAGTTGACCCGCACTCTCGGCGAGGTGCTGCCCCATCTGACGGCTGATCAGCTCGACCGGGTGCGGGCGGCGTTCACCGAGCGGCTCGGACCGGACCGGCCGGAGGCGGCGATCGGCCTGGTGCCCAACCTGGCCGCCTCCCGGCTGGCCAACCGGCTCGACCTGCGCGGGCCCGCGTACACCGTCGACGCCGCCTGCGCCTCCTCGCTGGTCGCGGTGGACCAGGCCGTCGGCGAGCTGGCGAGCGGACGGTGCGACGCGGTGCTCGCGGGCGGGGTGCACCACTGCCACGACGTCACCCTGTGGAGCGTCTTCGCCCAGCTCGGGGCGCTCTCCCCGAGCGAGCGGATCCGCCCGTTCCACCGCGGTGCGGACGGCATCCTGATCGGCGAGGGCACCGGCGTGGTCGTGCTCAAGCGGCTCGCCGACGCCGAGCGGGACGGGGACCGGGTGTACGCGGTGATCCGCGGCACCGGAGTGGCCGGCGACGGACGCACCGCCGCACTGGCCAGCCCCGACCCGGGCGGCCAGCGGCGCGCGGTGGAGCAGGCCTGGCGGGCCGCCGGGTGCGACCCGGCGGCACCCGGCGCGCTCGGCCTGCTGGAGGCGCACGGTACCGCGACGCCGGCCGGGGACGCGGCCGAACTGACCACCCTGGCACAGGTGTTCGGCCAGGCACGGACCGGCGAGCGCCGGGCCGTGCTCGGCTCGGTCAAGTCGATGATCGGCCACACCATGCCGGCCGCGGGCATCGCCGGGCTGGTCAAGGCCGCGCTGGCCGTGCACCACGGGGTGCTGCTGCCGACGCTGCACTGCGAGGAGCCGCACCCGGCGCTGGCCGACACCCGATTCCGGCCGATCGCCGCCGCCGAGCCCTGGGAGACCGTGCGCGGCGGTCCCCGGCGCGCCGGGGTGAACGCCTTCGGCTTCGGCGGGATCAATGCGCACGTCGTGCTGGAACAGGCGCCCGGCAGCGCGCCGTCGCCCGTCCTGCCGCTCGCCGGGCGAGCCGCTCGGCCGACCGGTGCCGGCCCCGCGCAGGTGGTGGAGCCAGAACGGGTGCTGCGCCTGGCCGCCGACACGCCCGAGCAACTGGCCGCGCTGGTCGCCGCCTCCGACGACCCGGCCCTGCTCCGCGCGGGCCGGCCCGAGGACGGCGGCCCCGCCCCGCGCTACCGCCTCGCGGTGGTCGACCCGACGCCCAAGCGCCTCGCCGTGGCCCGGCGCGCCGTGGCCCGGGGCCGGGCGTGGCGCGGCCGGAGCGACGTCTGGTTCGCACCGGCGCCGCTGCTCGGCCCGGGCGGCGGCCGACTGGCGTTCCTCTTCCCCGGCTTGGAAGGCGAGTTCGCGCCCCGGGTGGCCGACGTCGCGGACCACTTCGGGCTGCCCCGACCGCCCGTCGGCGACGGCACCGGCAAGGTCGGCGACCCGCCCCGCGTCGGCGACGTCGGCCGGCACGGCGCCGGTGTGGTCGCCGTCGGGCGCCTGCTCGACGCGGCCCTGCGCCGGATCGGCCTGCGGCCGGACGCCGTGGCCGGCCACAGCGTCGGCGAGTGGACCGCCATGATCACCGCCGGCCTGTACTCCGGCGCCTCGGTCGACGCGTTCCTGGCCGCCTTCGACCCGGACGCGCTGCGGGTGCCCGGCCTGGCGTTCGCCGCGCTCGGCGCGCCCGCGGAGCGGGTGCTCGAAGCGCTGGCCACCCTGCCCGGCATGACCGAGGTCGTGCTCTCGCACGACAACGCCCCGCAGCAGGCGATCGTCTGCGGACCGGAGCAGCCGGTCGCCGAGCTGGTCCGCCGGTTCCGCGAGCGCGGGGTGCTCGGCCAGGTGCTGCCGTTCCGCTCCGGGTTCCACACCCCGATGCTGGGCCCGTACCTGGCGCCGATCCGGCAGGCCGCCGAACGGTTCGAGCTGCACGCGCCCGCCGTGCCGGTCTGGTCCGGCACCACGGCCGCGCCGTTCCCGGCCGCCGAGGCCGAGGTGCGCGAACTCTTCCTGCGCCACCTGCTGGAGCCGGTGCGGTTCCGCCCGCTGGTCGAGGCCATGTACGCGGCCGGCTTCCGGGCGTTCGTGCAGGTGGGCACCGGGCAGCTGGGCTCGCTGGTGGCGGACACGCTGCACGACCGGGAACACCTCGCCGTCGCGGCGAACGCCCCGCAGCGCGACGGGCTCGCCCAACTGCGGCGAGTGGCGGCGGCGTTGTGGGTCGAGGGCGCCGAACCGGACGCCGCCTCGCTGCTGCCGGGCCGGGCCGGAGGACCGGCGGTGCCGGCGGCGCGTGAGCACGTGGCCGTGCCGCTGGATCTCGGCAGCGCGCTGGTCTCGCTGGACCCGGCGACGCTCGGGCCGCTGATCCCCGAGCCGGCTGCGCACCTGCGTCCCGAGGCCGACCCCCTCGGGCGGCTCGGCGAGCACTCCCCCGTGGCCGCCGAGCTCCACGCCCTGCTTCGCGAGACCGAACGCACCGCCGTCGAACTCATCGGTGCGGCTGGTCAGTTCGAGAGGCGTGTGCCCGCAGCCGAGCCGGTCACCCGGCTGCACATCTCGCTCGACGCCATGCCCTACCTCGCCGACCACTGCTTCTTCCGCCAGCGCCCGGACTGGCCCGATCCCTCGGACCGCTGGCCGGTCGTCCCCGCGACCACGATCGCCCAGCATCTGCTGGACGCCGCCGAGGCAGCCGCGCCGGGCCGGATCGCCGTCGGCGCACGGGACTTGCGGTTCGGCCAGTGGGTGCCGGCCGCCGAGCCGCTCGACGTCGAGATCGCCCTCCAACAGATCGACCCGGACCTGGTGAACGCCAAGTTCGGCCAGTACGCGGACGGCGTCGTCGAGCTGAGTGACCGTCATGAGGCCCCGCCCGCCCCCTGGCCCGTCGACCCGGCGGCCGAGCAGCCCCCCGAGCTCACCGCCGCCCGCCTGTACCAGGACCGGTGGATGTTCCACGGCCCGGCCTTCCAGGGCCTGACCGAGCTCACCGCCATCGGCGCCGCGCACGTGCGCGGCGTGATCACCGCGCCCGCCGCACCCGGTGCACTGCTGGACAACGTCGGGCAGCTGCTCGGGTACTGGATCATGGCCAGCCGCACCGAGCGGACCGTGGTCTTCCCGGTCGGCATCCGCCGACTTCGCTACCACGGACCGGCCCCGCGGCCCGGCACCCGGCTGCACTGCCACCTGCGGATCACCGCCCTCACCGAGAGCGTGCTCGAAGCCGAGGGACAGCTGCGGCTCGCCGACGGCACGGTCTGGGCCGAACTGCACGGCTGGCAGGACCGCCGCTTCGACAGCCACCCCGAGACCCGCCCGGTCGAGCGGTTCGTCGACCGCCACACCCTCGCGCGACCGCAGCCCGGCGGCTGGCTGCTGCTGCACGAGCGCTGGCCGGACCTCGCCTCCCGCGAGCTGATCATGCGCAACCACCTCGGCGCGGCCGAACGGGAGCGGTACGCGCAGCAGCCGCCGCGCACCCGCCGGGCCTGGCTGCTCGGCCGGATCGCCGTGAAGGACGCCGTCCGCCGGTGGCTCTGGGAACAGGGCGAGGGCCCGGTCTTCCCGGCCGAGATCGAGGTGCGCAACGATCCGGCCGGACGGCCGGTGGTGGCCGGGGTGCACGGCCGCGTGCTCCCGCCGCTGGACGTCTCGCTCGCGCACCGCGCCGAGGCGGCGGCCGCCCTGGTCCGGCCGGCCGGGGACGGAGTCGGAGTCGGGGTCGGCATCGACCTCGAAGAGGTCGTGGACCGGCCCGCCGAGACCCGGCAGGTGGCCCTCGGTGCAGCCGAATCAGCACTGCTGACGGAGTGTCAGGAGCGCGACGGTGGCAGCACGGCCCTCTGGTTCACCCGGTTCTGGGCCGCCAAGGAGGCTGCGGCCAAGGCGGCGGGCACCGGACTGCGCGGCCGTCCCCGCGACTTCGCCGTGGTCGCCGCCGAAAGGTCCGCCCTGGTGGTCGAGGCCGCCGGGCCGCGCGGCCCGTGGCGCCACCACGTGCACTGGGCCGTGGTCGACAGCCCGCCGGGCCTGCCGCCGCGCAGCTACGTGGCGGCCTGGACCACCGGCGACCGGCCCGAGGAACAACTCCACACGCACCAGCACGACTTCGAGAGGACGACAACGACGTGA
- a CDS encoding alpha/beta fold hydrolase, producing MAFLDLDGLRCHVQRLAPSDGGPPCATVVLVHGLLTDSLASYYFTLAPALAAAGLAVVMYDQRGHGRSERPSTGYQLERFTADLDALLDRLAIAGPVHLVGNSFGGTVAFDLAVNRPERVASILAIESEPASPAWSAKLDGILRRAGTELTDETALAWVAAERGRHTARLARTAGRLLAATSLARDIPASRLPSESQLRAIRCPVLTVYGTESDLAEQASWLDGLLPDCRSEFAAGQEHSVLIEAPSLVRTLTLDWLREQGVTGLREPLERSLR from the coding sequence GTGGCCTTCCTCGACCTCGACGGGCTGCGCTGCCACGTGCAACGGCTCGCCCCGAGCGACGGCGGCCCGCCCTGCGCGACCGTCGTCCTGGTGCACGGGCTGCTGACCGACAGTCTCGCCAGCTACTACTTCACCCTGGCCCCCGCGCTCGCCGCCGCCGGCCTGGCCGTGGTGATGTACGACCAGCGCGGCCACGGACGCTCCGAACGCCCCTCCACCGGATACCAGTTGGAGCGGTTCACGGCCGACCTCGACGCGCTGCTCGACCGGCTCGCGATCGCCGGGCCGGTGCACCTGGTGGGCAACTCGTTCGGCGGCACCGTCGCGTTCGACCTGGCCGTCAACCGGCCGGAGCGGGTCGCGAGCATCCTGGCCATCGAGTCCGAGCCCGCCTCGCCCGCCTGGTCCGCCAAACTGGACGGCATCCTGCGCCGGGCCGGCACCGAACTCACCGACGAGACCGCCCTGGCCTGGGTCGCCGCCGAACGCGGCCGGCACACCGCCAGGTTGGCGCGCACGGCGGGCCGGCTGCTGGCCGCCACCTCGCTCGCCCGGGACATCCCGGCGAGCCGGCTGCCCAGCGAGTCGCAGCTGCGCGCGATCCGCTGCCCGGTGCTCACGGTGTACGGCACGGAGTCGGACCTGGCCGAGCAGGCGTCCTGGCTGGACGGCCTGCTGCCCGACTGCCGCAGCGAGTTCGCGGCCGGGCAGGAGCACTCCGTCCTCATCGAAGCTCCGTCACTGGTGCGGACCTTGACGTTGGATTGGCTGCGCGAACAAGGCGTCACCGGGCTGCGCGAGCCCCTGGAACGGAGCCTGCGGTGA
- a CDS encoding glycosyltransferase — MSRFLLVVPPLVGHVNPLVGVAAALTARGHTVAWAGLPELVTQLAGEDAEVFPCAVPPLAPHRPPELRGPAALKFLWQEFLVPLAEAMAPDVVTACHRFRPDVVVADQQAVAGALVAERLGLPWATSATTSAEFTGALDGMPLVAAWVREQLDRLRERLGTPTTGTDPRFSPALVLAFTTAELAGRPTGAGTGRVRFVGPSLAARPTSAAFPWQWLDPARATVLVTLGTANTDAGAAFLTVCRNALQARSDRVQAVIVDPAGALSDLPPNPDLLALPAVPQLSLLPRTAAVVCHAGHNTVCEALWHGVPLVVAPIRDDQPVVAHQVAETGAGVRIRFGRTDADRLGRAVDAVLDDPAHRDAARRIGASFRAAGGASRAADHLETLAATDPPPTASTQESR; from the coding sequence GTGAGCCGGTTCCTGCTCGTCGTGCCGCCGCTGGTCGGGCACGTGAACCCGCTCGTCGGCGTCGCCGCCGCCCTCACGGCCCGCGGGCACACCGTCGCCTGGGCCGGACTGCCCGAGCTGGTAACGCAGTTGGCCGGCGAGGACGCCGAGGTGTTCCCGTGCGCCGTCCCGCCCCTGGCCCCCCACCGCCCGCCGGAGCTGCGCGGGCCGGCCGCGCTGAAGTTCCTCTGGCAGGAGTTCCTGGTCCCGCTCGCCGAGGCGATGGCACCCGACGTCGTGACGGCCTGCCACCGCTTCCGTCCCGACGTCGTGGTGGCGGACCAGCAGGCGGTGGCGGGCGCACTGGTCGCGGAGCGGCTCGGTCTGCCGTGGGCCACCTCCGCGACCACCTCCGCCGAGTTCACCGGGGCGCTCGACGGCATGCCGCTGGTCGCGGCCTGGGTCCGCGAGCAACTCGACAGGCTGCGCGAACGGTTGGGCACCCCCACGACCGGCACCGACCCGCGGTTCTCCCCCGCCCTGGTGCTCGCGTTCACCACGGCGGAGCTGGCCGGCAGGCCGACCGGCGCCGGAACCGGCCGGGTCCGCTTCGTCGGCCCGTCCCTGGCGGCCCGTCCGACGTCCGCGGCGTTCCCGTGGCAGTGGCTCGACCCGGCCCGCGCCACCGTCCTGGTCACCCTCGGCACCGCCAACACCGACGCCGGCGCGGCCTTCCTGACCGTCTGTAGGAACGCCCTCCAGGCCCGGTCCGACCGCGTGCAGGCGGTGATCGTGGACCCGGCAGGCGCACTGTCCGACCTGCCGCCCAACCCCGACCTCCTCGCGCTGCCCGCCGTCCCCCAGCTCAGCCTGCTGCCGCGCACCGCCGCCGTGGTCTGCCACGCCGGCCACAACACCGTCTGCGAGGCACTCTGGCACGGCGTGCCGCTGGTGGTCGCCCCGATCCGCGACGACCAACCGGTGGTGGCCCACCAGGTGGCCGAAACCGGCGCCGGAGTCCGGATCCGGTTCGGCCGCACCGACGCCGACCGCCTCGGCCGGGCGGTCGACGCCGTGCTCGACGACCCCGCCCACCGTGACGCCGCCCGCCGGATCGGCGCCTCGTTCCGCGCCGCGGGCGGCGCCTCCCGCGCCGCCGACCACCTGGAAACCCTGGCCGCCACCGACCCTCCGCCCACCGCGTCCACGCAGGAGTCCCGTTGA
- a CDS encoding acyl carrier protein: MLAEVLDEYGLQDAEVTMATRFTEDLELESIDLVTLAGQLQERWGERVNFAEFLAGMELDEIIDLTVGRLVDYVVAQLTTDDHDERG; the protein is encoded by the coding sequence ATGCTGGCCGAAGTGCTCGACGAGTACGGCCTGCAGGACGCCGAGGTCACCATGGCGACCCGGTTCACCGAGGACCTCGAACTGGAGAGCATCGACCTGGTCACGCTGGCCGGACAGCTCCAGGAACGCTGGGGCGAGCGCGTCAACTTCGCCGAGTTCCTCGCGGGCATGGAACTGGACGAGATCATCGACCTGACCGTGGGCCGACTGGTCGACTACGTGGTAGCCCAGCTGACCACCGACGACCACGACGAGCGGGGCTGA
- a CDS encoding glycosyltransferase: MAELVDTGGDLIEALARGTAEEQDRTLVEQSAAVAELMAHGFARRHPELAASSGFARWQLMAVAVGVAAAVAGLVFVPLVVLGLLTVLVTAYSVLNAVVMVAGLPGAGRHGGSDDPPLASEELPFYTVLVPAYREAGVIGDLVRHLAGLDYPADRLEVLVLVERHDPDTARAVLAANPPGFVRVVQLPSGPPQTKPRSVNLGLMLARGELLVIFDAEDRPDPGQLRQVAARFAARDGRLACVQARLLFHNAERNWLTGQFAMEYALRFILALPGMVRLGLPIPLGGTSNHFRTATLRALGGWDAWNVTEDADLGMRCAALGYRTETIEAVTWEEAVDAVGPYVRQRTRWFKGFLMTTMVHTRRPHRTARRFGPGGLLVLLGIVASAPVTALVQPVLAALTVTALCGPWRTADAGLVLSATAAQLAAAGLWMAITFVAARRAGLRAPWRAVFTPLYSVLWWVAAWRAVHQLAFSPFSWEKTPHGHAAP; encoded by the coding sequence ATGGCGGAACTGGTGGACACCGGCGGGGACCTGATCGAAGCGCTGGCGCGCGGCACGGCGGAGGAGCAGGACCGGACGCTGGTCGAGCAGTCCGCGGCGGTGGCCGAGTTGATGGCGCACGGGTTCGCCCGGCGGCATCCGGAGTTGGCGGCGAGCAGCGGGTTCGCCCGTTGGCAGCTCATGGCGGTCGCGGTCGGCGTCGCCGCGGCCGTGGCCGGGCTGGTGTTCGTGCCGCTGGTCGTCCTCGGGCTGCTGACCGTGCTGGTGACGGCGTACAGCGTGTTGAACGCGGTGGTCATGGTGGCCGGCCTGCCGGGTGCGGGCCGGCACGGCGGCTCGGACGATCCGCCGCTGGCGTCCGAGGAGCTCCCGTTCTACACCGTGCTGGTGCCCGCCTACCGGGAGGCCGGGGTGATCGGCGACCTGGTCCGGCACCTGGCCGGGCTGGACTACCCGGCGGACCGGCTGGAGGTGCTGGTGCTGGTGGAACGGCACGACCCGGACACCGCCCGGGCGGTGCTGGCCGCGAATCCGCCCGGGTTCGTCCGCGTGGTCCAACTCCCGTCCGGCCCGCCGCAGACGAAGCCCCGCTCGGTGAACCTGGGGCTGATGCTGGCCCGTGGCGAACTGCTGGTGATCTTCGACGCGGAGGACCGGCCCGATCCCGGCCAACTGCGCCAGGTCGCGGCCCGGTTCGCCGCGCGTGACGGACGGCTGGCCTGCGTGCAGGCGCGGCTGCTGTTCCACAACGCCGAGCGGAACTGGCTGACCGGGCAGTTCGCCATGGAGTACGCCCTGCGGTTCATCCTGGCGCTGCCGGGGATGGTGCGGCTCGGGCTGCCGATACCGCTCGGCGGGACCAGCAACCACTTCCGCACGGCCACCCTGCGGGCGCTCGGCGGTTGGGACGCCTGGAACGTCACCGAGGACGCCGACCTCGGCATGCGCTGCGCGGCCCTGGGCTACCGCACCGAGACCATCGAGGCGGTCACCTGGGAGGAGGCGGTCGACGCCGTGGGCCCGTACGTGCGCCAGCGCACCCGGTGGTTCAAGGGCTTCCTGATGACGACGATGGTGCACACCCGCCGCCCCCACCGGACCGCCCGCCGGTTCGGGCCCGGCGGACTCCTCGTGCTGCTCGGCATCGTCGCGAGCGCCCCGGTGACCGCCCTGGTCCAGCCGGTGCTCGCCGCCCTCACGGTCACCGCCCTGTGCGGACCGTGGCGGACCGCCGACGCCGGGCTGGTGCTGTCGGCGACCGCCGCCCAGCTGGCGGCGGCCGGCCTCTGGATGGCCATCACCTTCGTGGCCGCCAGACGGGCCGGGCTGCGGGCCCCGTGGCGCGCGGTGTTCACGCCGCTCTACTCGGTGCTGTGGTGGGTCGCGGCCTGGCGGGCAGTGCACCAACTGGCGTTCTCGCCGTTCAGCTGGGAGAAGACACCGCACGGCCACGCGGCACCTTGA